One segment of Syngnathus typhle isolate RoL2023-S1 ecotype Sweden linkage group LG9, RoL_Styp_1.0, whole genome shotgun sequence DNA contains the following:
- the slc35a5 gene encoding UDP-sugar transporter protein SLC35A5 has product MACCRSCPRLCTRSSAYTLALGLSFITLGTSRILLLKFAANADNTYDFLPASVNMLAEALKLLFCLMMSIRVFIREGRSCRDLRCSSASSLISYLKWAVPAFLYFLDNLIIFYVMTYLQPAMAVLFSNFVILTTAVLFRLVLKRRLSWVQWAALVILFLCIVSLTTGSGGSQKSGGSVAGIRLRPLSTPSNSCLLYTQLMEQMKNSSANASWVSMLPGQAWRDSLVGKLRSLGVGHILLLLQCFISAMANIYNEKILKEGDQLTESIFIQNSKLYAFGVVFNGLTLVTGQESRGLTVHCGLFYGHNMYSLALVVITATLGLSVAFILKFRDNMFHVLTSQLTTVLVTALSFFLFDFRPSLDFFLQAPVVLLAIFIYNASRPRDLEYSLQQEKLRVINGEVLKRSRGDGEELELLTKANTESDSEESSL; this is encoded by the exons ATGGCGTGTTGCCGTTCCTGCCCACGCCTGTGCACGCGCTCATCGGCCTACACCCTGGCCCTGGGCTTAAGTTTTATCACACTCGGCACAAGTCGCATCCTGCTGCTTAAATTTGCTGCTAATGCAG ACAACACATATGACTTCCTCCCAGCGTCTGTCAACATGCTGGCCGAGGCGCTCAAGCTGctcttctgcctcatgatgtccATCAGGGTGTTCATTCGAG AGGGGCGCTCCTGTAGGGATCTGCGCTGCTCTTCTGCCTCTTCACTCATCAGCTATTTGAAATGGGCTGTCCCCGCGTTCCTCTACTTTCTCGACAACCTGATCATTTTCTACGTGATGACCTACCTGCAGCCT GCCATGGCAGTCTTGTTTTCCAACTTTGTTATTCTCACCACGGCTGTTCTCTTCAGACTTGTCCTCAA GAGACGCCTGTCGTGGGTGCAGTGGGCGGCATTGGTCATACTCTTCCTGTGCATCGTCTCTCTGACGACGGGGTCGGGCGGAAGCCAGAAGTCAGGCGGGTCTGTGGCAGGGATCCGCTTGCGGCCCCTGTCCACGCCTTCCAACTCCTGCTTGCTGTACACGCAGCTGATGGAACAGATGAAGAACAGCAG CGCCAATGCATCGTGGGTGTCGATGCTCCCCGGGCAGGCCTGGCGGGACAGCTTGGTGGGAAAGCTTCGCTCGCTGGGCGTGGGCCACATCCTGCTCCTGCTGCAGTGCTTCATCTCGGCCATGGCCAACATTTACAATGAGAAGATCCTGAAGGAAGGAGACCAGCTCACTGAGAGCATCTTCATTCAGAACAGTAAACT GTATGCCTTCGGCGTGGTGTTTAACGGTCTGACCCTGGTTACTGGACAAGAGTCTCGGGGCCTCACTGTCCACTGTGGCCTCTTTTATGGACACAACATGTACTCTCTCGCCCTGGTGGTCATCACTG CGACCCTGGGCCTCTCCGTGGCCTTCATTTTGAAATTCCGGGACAACATGTTCCACGTGCTGACAAGCCAGCTCACCACCGTCCTGGTGACCGCCCTCTCGTTCTTCCTCTTCGACTTCCGGCCCTCTCTGGACTTTTTCCTGCAGGCTCCCGTGGTGCTGCTGGCCATCTTTATCTACAACGCCAGCCGACCACGGGACCTTGAGTACAGCCTGCAGCAGGAAAAGCTGCGGGTCATCAACGGGGAGGTGTTAAAGAGGTCCAGAGGG GATGGTGAGGAGCTGGAGCTTCTGACCAAGGCCAACACAGAGAGCGACTCTGAAGAGTCGTCTTTGTAG